AAAGCATGTGATTTGCTTGGTGTTGAGGCTGAATTTCGTGGGCCCTGCTCGACAATTGTGGAACTGGAGACAAGTCTTGAAGGGAAAAATACGATTTCAGGATCCGGCAGAAAGTTTATTGATAAGATTGAAAAGTTGCTGGCTTTGGCCACCTCCCCCAATGAGCATGAGGCCGCCCTGGCCATGGAAAAAGCGACGGAATTGATAGATAAATATGGAGTCAGCGCGTTTGACCTGGGACGCAAACAGAATTTCGGGTATATACTCATAAACAGGAAGCGTAAACGAATAGAGCGGTATCAGCGGGATATCTGCCGGATTCTGCAGGATTTCTTTTCTGTTCGGGTTGTAATGTCGACCCTGTACGATCCGCTTCTTATCGATAGTCATAAGGTGATTGAATTGCTCGGAACCAAGGAAAATGTTGCTGTTGCGGAGTACTGTTATTATTTTCTGGAAAACAAGCTGGAGTCCCTCTGGAATCATAACAGGCACAGGTTCAGGGGACAGGCAAGAAGAGAGAAGAACAGCTACTTCCTCGGATTACTTGCCGGTTTTTATAAAAAACTGGAGCGGAGCAGGGAGCAGCGGAAAAGAAGAGCGGAAAAAGGGTATCATTCCGGGGAAATGGAACGGATACTGACGGTCAGTAAAAATGAGCTGGGCCGTTACGTATCAGCACGATTTCCCCAGCTACGCAGAGCAAGGCGCTCCGGCGCCAAAGTGTATCGCAATACCTACAGTGAGGGAGTAAAAACAGGGGGGACAATTACTCTTGCAAAAGGTGTTTCCGGAGATTCGGTGAACAGCGGACGTCTTGTTACCGGAGGGTAACCATGTCAGGATCATTACGTATTATTTCCAGTCGATGGGGAAGGCTGGAAGTGGAAAAACTGGGGGTTGGCAGGGATTTCAAACTCTGGCCCGGTGGTGGTCGCAGCTGGGACTGGAACGAATTCGGCACCAGCCATGGAAAAGGGGTTCAGCCCGGGGAACTGGATGAATTGATTGAAAACGGCTGTCAGGTCATTGTCCTGACCACGGGACGGCTGGGCAGACTGCGGATTTCACCGGTAACTCTGGAAAAGGTTCAGAAGAACAATATCAGGCTCATTGTGGCCTCCACTGGAAAAGGGATAAAGCTTTATAATGAACAGGTGAAAAAAGGTGTTGCCGTCGGGGGGCTTTTTCATTCAACCTGTTGAGGAAAATGTATGGATATGAAAATAATTGCCGGATTGAAAACCTGCCTGGATGAGGGGACTCCGGTTGCGTCCGTTACTGTGATCAGCAGTTCAGGACATTCGCCCGCAAGGACAGGCGCCATGATGCTTGTGATGCCGGGGAAGCAGGTCGGCTCCGTGGGAGGTGGTCAGCTCGAACATTTCGCCGTTGCTGAAGCGGAGAAATTATTAGTTGTCGGGCAAAGCGGCGAGATACAATTTACCGCTGACGATACAAAAACAACAGGTTCGACCTGCGGTGGCAATGTGCGGCTGTTTGTCCGGGTTTTTGGAACCAGTCCCAGGCTTGTGATACTCGGGGCCGGGCATGTGGGCAGGGAATTGTTTCAACTGGGGATTCATCTCGGTTTTGCGGTTGTCATTGTTGATGATAGGGAAGAGATGGTGGCTGACGGTGAATTTCCAGGGGCCGAGACTTTTTCTGTTGGCGGCTTTGATAAAAATCTGGAAAAATTTATTGTTGGTGAATGCTATGTCTGCATTGCCACACGGAGCCATGAGACGGACCGGGAGGCTTTGGAAGCCCTGATCGAAGCTGATGCACGTTACCTTGGGATCATCGGTAGCAGCAGTAAACTGAGGGGAATTTTCCGTTCATTGCGTGATAAGGGTATCCCAAGAGAAAAGGTGGAACCACTCTATGCACCCATGGGATTGAACATTGCATCGAGAAAACCGAAGGAAATAGCCATGTCGATTATGGCTGAAATTCTGCTTGTAAAAAACAGCGGGTCTCCTGAACATATGCGGGATGTGAAGAATATTGAGTACTGAGTGTTTTATCTGAAAATCCCGCGACCAAAAGTTCAGGCACAAATCATCTCTTCCTCGACCATGCGATCGATAAAATCGAGAACGAACTGGCGCTGGATTTTTGTGGCGTGAGCGATGCAGGTGCAGTGGAGGTTGGACTGACTGCGTACAAGTAGTTCGAAACGGACGGAAACATTGTCTATCTCGACGCCCAGGTAGAAGGGCCCGTGTTCCTCGTGACCCTGCTGGGCCTCGGAAAGCAGATCCGGTGGAAGCTGCAGCCAGTAAAGGCCGACCATGGGGCCCTGTTTCAGGGTACGTTTCAGGTAGGAGTCTATATTGTCCCGCTCCATGGGGGACAGTTCATCAATTACTATCTGTCTCATTTTTTCCTGTTACTTAAATATCCAGCCAGGTCGTATCAGTATTGAGGTTTTCATAACCGTCTTCCCGGACAACCACCATGTTTTCCAGGCGTACCCCGCCCCAGCCCGGCAGGTAGATACCCGGTTCCACGGTAACAATCATCCCCGCCTTTAATTTTTTACGGGAAAGGGGAGAGAGTCTCGGTTCCTCATGGACAGCCAAACCCACGCCATGACCAAGGCCGTGTCCGAACATCGTGCCGTATCCGCCATCAGCAATTACAGTCCGGGCAGCATGGTCAACTTCTTTGCCGGTTACTCCGGTGCGGATCTTTTCCAGTCCGGCGAGTTGGGCTTTTCGCACAAGCCGGTGGAGCCTGATGTATTTTTCTGTTGCTTTTCCGGGGACAAAATTTCTCGTCATATCAGAACAGTATCCGTTCAGGACGAGACCCATATCAATGGTAAGGGATTTATTTTTTTTGATTTTTGTTCGGCCCGGGACCGCATGGGGCAGGGCGCTGTTTTTCCCCGTGGCAACGATGGAATCAAAACTTGTGGATTCCGCTCCTTTTCTGCGCATCAGAGTTTCAATGGCCAAGGCCAGTTCTATCTCAGTCATTTTTCCGCTAATGGTGGGGAAAATTTTTTGAAAAACCTTTTCATTAAGTCGGACCGATTGCCGAAGAAGCTCAATTTCATCCTCATCCTTGATGATTCTCAGTTTTTCCACGAGATTTGTCAGTGGAACAAGGCGGATACCTTTCTTTTTCAGGGTGGAGCTCATTTTCCCGGCAACCGAATGGAGCGTGTAATGGCTCTCGAAGCCAAGGATTGTTATCTTCAGTTCAGGAAGGAGGTCAACAAGCAGTTTGAGCAGTCCTTTTCTGTAAATATGGACAGTGGCCCAGGGAACATCCTGTTCTGCCTGAAGCTGGTAGCGAAAATCAGTAAGCAGGTGGATGGACCCGGAAGCCGGGATAATAAGAACACCGGAGGTTTCACCGATACCGTGGTCTCCACCTTTATAGCCACTGAGATATCTTCTGTTTTCCGGTTGGCTCACAAGGAGTGCGTCGATCTTCCTGCGTCGCAGGCGGGCCTGGACTTTTTTTATCCGTTTTTTGTAATTCATCTTAATTTCGTTTTCTTAGAAAGATGGACATAACCGCTCCATGATCATTTCTTTCCGTTGATCCAGGGCATCATTATACTGGCCGTTAAGATTGGTGAGCATTTTGGTAAGTTCTTCCCGGTATTGCGGGTGCATGGTTGGATTGATGGGTCCCTCGCTTTTTCCGGCAGCCATCTGCTGCTGTTCCAGTTGTGCCCTGATCGCTTCATCCAGTTGCTGTATCGATTGTTGTCTGTGCTGCCCGTACTGGCCCAGTATCTGTTGCAGCTCACCACAGATACTGGAAATTTCCCCGCCGTTTCCGGCCAGCATCAAAATGCCCTTGATGGCACCGGCACCCTCTTCTCCAGATTCATCACGGGGCAGAATAATATTTCGCAGAAGGGTCTGCACCATGCCCCGGCGCAAGGGAACCTGGGATTCTGCCGGTTGTTTGAGCAGTTCCTCCTGGAGATTGTCGATTTTACCGTTTAAAAAATCCGCAGCCAACCGCATGCCGGTTTTTGTCAGATTTTCCCGATCAGTTTCCATCGGGGCTTCTGCGGCCATTTTGGCCGCTCGTTCCAGGACCATTTCCATGGTACTTTTGATTTCTGCCATTATAATATATTCCGGATAAAGATATGACTGGACCCAATGGCTCAGCCTTTTATACCCTTTGGGTATTTATGCCCTTTGGGTACAAAAAATGAATAAAAATCCGACTGCGGCAAAACAACCTTCAGTAACAGGATTTTCAGAAAAAGAGAAAAATAATAATGAACCACCCGATTCTGGATGGGAGGTTCATTTGGGAATGTACAATAGAGCTGCAGAGTTGGCAAAGAAAAACGGCAGTGGTTTCAGCCTTGTTTTTGCAGTCTTGCCCCGAAAAACCCGTCTATTGTCATGGCTGGATGTGGCTGGAAAAATCCATTTTTCACCAGTTTTTGGGCAGGTTCCGGCAGCTGGTCCCTGCAATCCGTGAGAATGAACGCAGGATGAGTCGTAAGAAAAGAACGAATGACCTCTTCATTTTCTTCCGGTTCAAGCGAACAGGTTGTATAGACGAGGATTCCACCGGGGGCAGTCAGATCAGCTGCAGTTTTGAGGAGGGCAAGCTGGCGCCTGCTGTACTCGGCTATCTCTTCTTCCCTTCTGTTCCAGCGAATATCAGGATGTCGGCCTGTAACTCCGGTTCCTGAGCAGGGTGCATCAATGAGAACTCCATCATAAAGACGATTGTTATCGCCTGGGAAATCTTCAAGTCCCATCTGGTGGGCATGTAACCTGTTGTCTCCTGAAAGTCGTTTTACATTATCCCGCAACAGTGATAGACGGCGGCTGTCCGGCTCGACACAGTGAATTTCAAGATTGTGCTGTATTCCCCGTTCTGCAAGGTGGGCTGTTTTTCCGCCCAACCCGGCACAGCCATCCAGGTAGAGTCCGTCTTTTTTAAGGGGGCCAAGGAGAAGAGTTACCAGCTGGGCGGCCTCATCCTGAACCTGAAAGTAACCGGCATCAAATCCCGGCAGAGAACGGATCTGTCCATGGAAATCGGGAAGGACAAGACTGGCGGTACTGAACATTCCAGGTTGATGCGGAATTGATGCTTCCCTGAGTTTTCGGCTGTAATCGGCAGGGGAAATCCTGCAGCAGTTGACCCGGAGGACAAGGCATGGTTCCCTGTTGTTTTCCCGGCATATGCGGGCAGTTTCTTCCATGCCGAAGGTGTTGGACCATCTTTTTACCAGCCAGTCCGGATGGTTATGGATTGGATTCCCGTTTTTGTCAGTATCAGGCAGGGTCAGGGACGGATCTTTTTCCAGTCGCCGAATGGTTTCACGCAGGATACCGTTGACGAAACCATGAAGCCGTTGAGGGATTCTTTTGTACCTGCAACTGTTGACAGCTTCGTTGACAATGGCGGAACGGGGAATACGTTCAAGAAAAAAGATCTGGTAGAGGCCGACGGACAGGGTCTGGTGAATAAATGGATCGATTTTTTTCAGGGGTGTTCTGCTCACTCCGGAAAGAAATTCATCCAGGGTCTGTTTCTGCCTGAGAACACCGTAGATCAGGTTCATGGCCAGGTTTCTGTCCCTGGCAGGAAGATTGTTTTTTTGTATTTTGCGATCAAACAGTATTTTGATGGATGTTCTGGTTCGAAAGAGTTTACAGAGTGTTTCTGCCGCAATAAATCTGGCTGTGGGAGGAGTTGTATTTGTCAAAATAAAAAATAAATAGAAAGAATCAGCAATTTTTCAAGGGGTAGACAAGCAGTAGTTCGGTTGGTATCTTGTGAGACGTAAGAAGTTTTCACCTCAATCCTGCAATTAGTAATCCCGCGGGGCAGAGGAATAAAGAATACAGGTCCCAGATTAATCTTTTTAACAGAATAATTCATTGAAAAAAAATTTGATTTATACGGCTTGGCTCTGTCTGTCACTGATTTTCTTTTGCACGGTAACCGTTTTTGCAGCTACCAGTGACGATGTGGCAAAGCGTGGTTTTCTCCAGTGTGGTGTTTCCACCGGAATCCCTGGTTTTTCATTGGTCGATGAAAAGGGAAACTGGTCCGGGCTTGACGTGGATATCTGCCGCGCCGTGGCGGCAGCTGTTCTCGGAAATGCAAAAGAAGTCAAGTTTTCTCCCCTGGTGGAAAATGAAAGTTATACAGCACTGCTTTCCGGGGATGTTGATATTCTTGCCCGGAACAGTACCTGGACCTTCAGCCGCGATTCAGCTCTGGCCGTCAATTTTGCGGGGATCAGTTATTACGATGGTCAGGGGCTGCTTATTGCCGGAAAACCAAATGTTACCGGTCTTGGCAATTTGAAGAAAGTGAAATTATGCAGCCAGGTCCGTTCGGGGCTGGAGGATAATCTCATCGATTATTTCACCAGAAACAAAATTGAATTCAAAAAAGTCGAATTTGCAACCAGCGATCTGGCAGTAAAGGGATTTGAAGAGGGAAGATGCGACGCCTTGACCATGCAACAGTCAATGCTCTATGGCATACGGCTTGGACTGGTTGATCCTGAGAAGTCAAAGGTGTTGCCCGATGTTATTTCCAAAGAACCATTGGGGCCGGTCGTCCGTCAGGGGGATGATACCTGGTTTGATATCGTCAAGTGGTCCCTTTTTGTGATGATCGGAGCAGAAGAACTGGGGATAAGTTCAAAAAATGTGGATGAGATGAAACTGAGCAACAGGCTGGCGGTCAAGAGACTACTGGGTCTTGAGGGAGATCTGGGTAAAGGGCTTGGCTTGAAAGGAGACTGGGCTTACCAGATAATAAAGCAGGTGGGGAACTATGGCGAGGTTTTTGAAAGAAATCTTGGAGCGGAATCCCTGCTCAAGGTGGATCGTGGATTAAACAGGCTTTGGAATAATGGTGGGTTGCATTACTGTCCGCCATTCAGGTGATGGCCCTGCGATATAGGATAAACCGGCATGGCCGGCCTCAATGGCTCGGCAATAAAAGAGTAATGAAAATCCGACTGCAGCAGAATAGCCCGCATTTTTCATCAGTTCAGGCGGCGTCAGCTACAAAATTTTCAAGAGTAAATAATAGTGGCCTATATTTACTGTTGAAATATTGCAGAAGATGGCGTCGCCTGGGCTGACCTTGGGTGAACATTGTGTCAATTTTGTTCGACTACTGATAGTTGGCTAATTATTTGTATTCTACAGCTAATCTCAAAATTGACACAATGTTCATGAGAAATGCGGGATAGCCTTCAGCAGCGGGATTTTCAGATAAACAGGACAGATTATGAAAATAAAATCAGTTTCACAAAAGATAGCGGTATTGGTTGTTTTTCTATTTTTCCTGACAGGGACTGTAATTGCGGCTCAGCAACCGGCAGACTGGTCAAAGGCTAAAAAGGAGATCAGGGAGGCAGGTCAGGCTGTAGGTGAGGCGACCAGAAACACATGGGAAGGGACAAAGGAAAAAAGTGTCGAAGTCCTGGAAAAGACGAAGGACGCAAGTGAAAAAGCATGGAATAAGACTAAGGAGACAACGGTAGAAGTCTGGGACAAGACGAAGAAAACCAGTTCAGAAGTTGTGGAAAAAACCGTTGAAAAAACAGAAGAGATTGCTGCTGTAACTGAGGAAAAAAGCAAGAGCACCTGGCAGAAAACGAAAGAAAAGACAGGGGAACTGTACAAGGAGGTCAAGGCCAGGGTGCATTCAGCAACTACCCCGGAAAAAGAATGATACAGAAGAGAAAAAACAACAAGCAGGTTGTTGTAATAACAATATTTGATATTGAAACTCGTCTCGGCAAGCTCTGTCTTCGGGCTGCCGGGGAGCTGGAGCAGGAAGGGTTTGGCCGTGTTGTGCGGATCACCGAACTTGCTGCAGATAAAAAGTGGAAAAGAGGCACAGGAACAGAGAGAATTCTGGTAGTGGATGGCACTGATCATCGCGGCTACAGCTTTCTCGTACAAAATGGTATTACACCTGATCATCACCTGGTTGCAGCAGACCTCGGTATCGAAGAAGATGACGGTGAAGAAGTCCTGCAACTCCTCAAAGACGGCATGGAAGCCGAATGCGCCCTGGTGGATCAGGTACCGAATTTTCCCTGTTCCTGTTGCAGCTGACCTGCCGGGCCCGGCTACCGGTTATTGGGGAGTGAGATGTAACAGATATTAATATAGAAGATCGGAAAGGCATCCGTACTCCATGCCCCGAGTGGAGGCATGGAGTATAATTTGTGCCTGTCCATGAGTCTACGCTTGCCTGAACCTGAACCAAAAAGCTTATTCTGGACAGACACTAACCTCAACTATCCTGCAGCCTGTTCAACAGCCACCGAGACAGCCACGGTGGCGCCGACCATGGGGTTATTTCCCATGCCGATAAGGCCCATCATTTCCACGTGAGCGGGTACGGAGGAGGAGCCTGCGAACTGGGCGTCTGAATGCATCCTGCCCATGGTGTCCGTCATTCCGTAAGAAGCGGGTCCGGCACCCATGTTATCCGGGTGAAGTGTCCGACCTGTTCCACCCCCGGAGGCTACGGAAAAATAGTTTTTACCCTGCTGTACACATTCTTTCTTATACGTTCCGGCCACTGGATGCTGGAAGCGGGTAGGGTTGGTGGAGTTTCCGGTTATGGAAACGTCAACACCTTCCAGGTGGTTGATGGCAACACCCTCTCTTACATCGTCCGCGCCAAAACATCTCACCTTGCCCCGCTCTCCATCAGAGTAAACTGTTTCATTAACGACTGAGAGCTCTCCCGTGGCGTAGTTGAAGCTGGTCTGCACATAGGTAAAACCGTTAATTCTCGAAATAATCTTGGCCGCGTCTTTTCCAAGACCATTGAGGATAACCTTCAGAGGGGTTTTCCGGACGCGGTTTGCGGACCTGGCAATGCCAATGGCGCCTTCAGCTGCGGCAAAAGACTCATGGCCGGCCAGAAAGGCGAAGCAGCGTGTCTCTTCCCGCAGGAGCATGGCGGCCAGGTTCCCGTGGCCTATCCCAACCTTGCGGTCGTCGGCAACAGAACCGGGAATACAGAAAGCCTGCAACCCTTCTCCAATGGCAGCAGCCACGTCCGACGCCTTTGTCGCCCCTTTTTTAATGGCAATGGCTGCCCCCAGTGTATAGGCCCAGATTGCATTTTCAAAACAGATAGGCTGGATTGATTTTACGATCTCAGCCACATCAACACCATATTGCAGACAGTTTTCCCTGGCTTGTTCCAGGGATTGCATTTCGTATTTTTCCAGGACAGGAGTGATCTGGTTAATCCGCCTGTCATAACTTTCAAACAGTGCCATGTCTTCTCTCCTTATTCCTGACGGGGATCGATAGTTTTAACAGCATCTTCAAACCGGCCATAGGTTCCGGTAGCATCTTCAAGTGCCTTGCCGGCATCCACTCCCTTTTTAATGGCATCCATCATTTTTCCCATGGAGACAAATTTATAGCCGATAATTTCATCATTTCCGTCCAGACCGATTTCCAGTACATAGCCTTCCGCCATTTCCAGATAGCGCGGGCCTTTTTTGCTGGTCCCGTACATGGTACCGCAGACCGAACGCAATCCCTTGCCGAGATCTTCAAGACCGGCTCCGATTGGCAGACCACCTTCGGAAAAGGCGGACTGGCTGCGGCCATAGACGATCTGCAGGAAAAGTTCCCGCATGGCCACGTTAATAGCGTCACAGACCAGGTCCGTATTAAGCGCTTCGAGAATGGTTTTACCCGGCAGGATCTCGGAGGCCATGGCTGCTGAATGGGTCATGCCGGTGCAACCAATGGTTTCGATAAGAGCTTCTTCAATCAGGCCGTCTTTGATATTCAGGGTCAGTTTACATGCCCCCTGCTGGGGTGCGCACCAGCCAACACCATGAGTCAGCCCGTTGATATCGGATACTTCCTTTGCCTGCGTCCATCTGCCTTCCTGGGGGATCGGCGCGGGGCCGTGGTTCGTCCCCTGGGCGACACGACACATTTCCTGAATTTCAGAAGAGTATTGCATTGTCATGCTCCTTTATTTATTACGGAAGTCTGCAATGCTGCAGAGGTATTGTTCGCAGTCTGACTTCCGTGTGATGAATTGTTGTTCTCAACGTAACAGGTCACAGGGTACCGAATCTTTCCGCGATCAGCCCGGCTTACGTATGACCAATACGCTGCGCCGGGCTGCTTGCGAAAATCTCCGGCACCCTGTAACCTGTTGCAAATACAATGACTGATACAACGAGGTTGCCTGTCCTGTGATCAGTTACTTCTCAACACTATACCTGAATCCTGTGGGATGGACATCTGAAAAATCAGAGTTCTGTAAGCTTTTCAAAGAGATCGCGGTCTTCCTCAATTTTCATCCTGTTGCCGATGACGGATCGGTGACTTTCCGGTATCATCCGGGCAAATGGTTTTGCAAAGGCGCGCATGTCTTCAACGTTTGTGGTGGTGATTTCTTCCAGTCGTTGTCTTTTGTATTCCGGGGTGATCCCGTTCAGGTAATCGTTTCTGGCGGTTGCACCTTTTGCTGCACTGCTCTGCAGGGGCGTAAAGGTGCCGTAGGTTCCGATGATGAGTTGTTCCATCACTTCCTCCGGTAGATCAAGAGACTCGATAATGGTTGGTATCTGGTTATATGCCTCGTATGTTTTCCGCACATTGGGGTCACGGTAGCTGACCAGGGCGAGATTGCCGCTTATCTGTCCAAACTGGATGAAGCAGCCGTATGCTCCTCCCATTTGGCGAACACTGTTCCACAGGTAGTCTCGGGAGAGGTATGTTTTCAAAACCTCAAAGTGGCCATTATATCCTTTTCCATTTTTCAGGAGATTTCCACCCTGGACGACGAAAGCCACCTCGGCGGAAGTGATAAAGGCTTCATGGCGGGGAAACGAAATATCCGGTGGAGGCTGGGGGGCGGGCTTTCTGGAGCCGAGAGCTCCGGGGATACAACCGCCGATCCGGGCAAAATGCTCTATTTCCTTTTTATTCGCGGTTATCGACAGGAGGAGATTGTCCCTGTTAAACAGTAATGTTGTCAGTTCCTGCAGAATAGTCAGAAATTGTTCTTCCAGGGAGTCGTAATCGAGAGCCAGTTTTTTCAGCTGCAGGTAGGCTGTTACCCCGTTGAAACTCTCATTATATCTGCCCGCTGTACTTAAATGAGCAAAGACCCGGGTGGTGGGGAGGTTGTATCCTTCGCTCTGGGCCGCGTGTTCCGCCCAGGCAAATTCTCTGCCGACAATTTCCCTGATTCTGGTTCTGTCACTGAAAGACACGCTGGAGAGAGTTTCCGCCAGAAGTTGCAGAGCCTGATCAGTGTAGTCCGGCAGACATTTGAGATGCAGCCAGAGAACAGGACGGGTAGTGTCCGGTCGGTTTCGGTTGGTGTAGGTTGTCAAGGAATGGGAAAAAGATCCGGTGCAGGTGGCGATTTCCTTGGCATACTGCCTGAAATCGAGTTTTTCCGTGCCGATCTCCGTTAAGATGGTGCCGAAGATATCAAGCCAGGGAAGGAGGCGTGGCTCAAGGCAGGAGAAATCAAAACCGATATCCAGATAGGAGATATGATTAGTGGGGAGATCATTGACCAGAACTTCATGGCCAAACATCTCTTCCGGCGAGACGGCATGAAATTCGGCATCCACTCCCAGGTCCCGGAGAGAAAGGCGGGGCAGCAGGGAAAGTGTTTCAACGCTGTTGGGCGTCTGTTGTTCCCTGATAAGGTCAAGTGTTTTGCGAATCCTGTCGGCCCGTTCTTTTTCTGTGGCCCTGCTGTCGTATTCGGCCAGTCTCCGCTGTTCCTCCTCCTGGGTCTTCTGCTGTTTTTCGGGATCCGGTACAAGGGTTACGGTGACGGAGGAGGGATTGTCAAGCAGGTGGTTTTCAATCAGTTCCTCAAAATAGTTTTCATTCAATGCCTTTTGACGCAGAGTTTTGATCAGCTCTTCACTTTTCAGGTGCTGGAAAGGGTCATTGCCGTATTTCATGGCTCCCATGGCTTTGCCGATTCGGTCAAGCCCGCGCTGGGCCTTGCTCGATTCTTCACGGAAACTGAATTCAAATTTATTCAGTTCGGAAAGGACCAGGTCCCGGTCCAGTCCTTTCTGTACCATTTTTCTCAGAGTATCTGAATAAAGAGCCAGGAAATCGTCACGATGTTTTGCTTCGCTGCCCACCAGGTAACTGACCATCATGGTTCTGTAAGATGATCCGGCCATATAGAACCCGCCGAAGTCTTTGCAGAGTCCACTGGAGGTGATACTGTTTTTCAGGGGGACCCATCTGAATTAAAAAGAATATTGGCGATAATCTGGAACGCGGTGTTTTCCTCACGATTGGCGACTGTAGACACATTGGTTCCAAGGGCCAGAAATGTCTTTTCGGTGGTGTCTGTTGAATCCACCCCATAACTGTCTTCAATAAAGACTGGGCTGTCGGGTGGGGTGCCTTTTTTGATTTCCGCACGCTTACCGGGGTCACTGAATGTAGAGAAAAATCTGTCATGCAGAAATTCCAGTTCTTCCTCCAGGGGGGCGTCCCCGTAGAGAAAAAACATGCCATTTGACGGGTGATAGTGTTTTTTGTGAAAGGCACAAAATTCTTCGTAACTCAGGTCCGGAATGTTTCGCGGGTCTCCGCCCGATTCATGGGCGTAGGTGGATCCGGGCAGGAGTCCTGCAAAAATATGATGAAAGATATGACGGATGGGATCGGAAAAAGCACCTTTCATTTCGTTGTAAACAACTCCCTGGTACTGGAGCGGTGAGTCAAGGCTCTCCTGGTGGTAGTGCCAGCCTTCCTGTTCAAAGGTTTTTTCGGTCAGAAGAGGATTGAAGACCACATCACAGTAGACATCCATGATATTGAAATATTCTTTCAGGTTTCTGGTGGCGAAAGGATAATAGGTGATATCGGAGCCGGTCATGGCATTGAGAAAAGTGGTCAGCCCTCCCTTGTTGATTTCGCCGAACACGTCTTTGACCGGGTATTTTTCTGACCCCATCAAGACCGAATGTTCGAGAATATGAGCCACACCGGTAGAGTCGGTGGGGACGGTATTGAAAGCTGCCGAAAAAGTCTTGTTGGAGTCACTGTTTTTGATGGCAAGAACAGGGCATTTCAGCAGAGAGTGTTCAAAGAGAAAAACGGTGGAATCGATTTCTTTTATAAATTCTTCACGTTTCAGTGTGAAGCCTGGAAAGGAGGATGTCATGGTTTTCATAGGTAATCAGAATTTTTTATGGGAATCAAGCAGGAGGGTTACCGGGCCGTCATTGACCAGATCCACAGCCATTGCTGCCCGGAAGGTTCCGGTGGCGAACCGGATCTGTCTCCTCTTGATCTCTTCTACAAACCGGTGATAGATTGGCTCGGCGATCTCCGGCGGTGCCGCATCGGAATAGCCTGGACGCCTTCCCTTGCGGCAATCACCGTAGAGAGTGAACTGAGAGATTATAAGCATTTCTCCTCCAATGTCTTCAAGGGAAAGGTTCATTTTTCCATTATTGTCCTCAAATATGCGAAGAGCTGTGGTTTTGTCCGCCATCCATCGCAGATCCCTGTCTGTGTCACTGGCGTGAATGCCGAGTAAAACAACCAGGCCCCGACCGATTTTTCCTGTTATCGATGAATCAATTGTTACTGATGCACTGCTGACCCTCTGTATTACTGCACGCATAAAACTGCTCCTTTCTGATTCCCCGGACCATAATGGATGGGCACCCTT
The DNA window shown above is from Desulfomarina profundi and carries:
- a CDS encoding putative zinc-binding protein: MIQKRKNNKQVVVITIFDIETRLGKLCLRAAGELEQEGFGRVVRITELAADKKWKRGTGTERILVVDGTDHRGYSFLVQNGITPDHHLVAADLGIEEDDGEEVLQLLKDGMEAECALVDQVPNFPCSCCS
- a CDS encoding amino acid ABC transporter substrate-binding protein, translated to MIYTAWLCLSLIFFCTVTVFAATSDDVAKRGFLQCGVSTGIPGFSLVDEKGNWSGLDVDICRAVAAAVLGNAKEVKFSPLVENESYTALLSGDVDILARNSTWTFSRDSALAVNFAGISYYDGQGLLIAGKPNVTGLGNLKKVKLCSQVRSGLEDNLIDYFTRNKIEFKKVEFATSDLAVKGFEEGRCDALTMQQSMLYGIRLGLVDPEKSKVLPDVISKEPLGPVVRQGDDTWFDIVKWSLFVMIGAEELGISSKNVDEMKLSNRLAVKRLLGLEGDLGKGLGLKGDWAYQIIKQVGNYGEVFERNLGAESLLKVDRGLNRLWNNGGLHYCPPFR
- the rsmB gene encoding 16S rRNA (cytosine(967)-C(5))-methyltransferase RsmB, which gives rise to MTNTTPPTARFIAAETLCKLFRTRTSIKILFDRKIQKNNLPARDRNLAMNLIYGVLRQKQTLDEFLSGVSRTPLKKIDPFIHQTLSVGLYQIFFLERIPRSAIVNEAVNSCRYKRIPQRLHGFVNGILRETIRRLEKDPSLTLPDTDKNGNPIHNHPDWLVKRWSNTFGMEETARICRENNREPCLVLRVNCCRISPADYSRKLREASIPHQPGMFSTASLVLPDFHGQIRSLPGFDAGYFQVQDEAAQLVTLLLGPLKKDGLYLDGCAGLGGKTAHLAERGIQHNLEIHCVEPDSRRLSLLRDNVKRLSGDNRLHAHQMGLEDFPGDNNRLYDGVLIDAPCSGTGVTGRHPDIRWNRREEEIAEYSRRQLALLKTAADLTAPGGILVYTTCSLEPEENEEVIRSFLTTHPAFILTDCRDQLPEPAQKLVKNGFFQPHPAMTIDGFFGARLQKQG
- a CDS encoding DUF2786 domain-containing protein, giving the protein MNVGKYRPFWCDQLLMEYDNNLWSYNIDLRAPILEISESKGVMGSWNSATRTLTLSSHLISEYPWTVVQQVLKHEMAHQICSELLGSSETGHGADFFKACDLLGVEAEFRGPCSTIVELETSLEGKNTISGSGRKFIDKIEKLLALATSPNEHEAALAMEKATELIDKYGVSAFDLGRKQNFGYILINRKRKRIERYQRDICRILQDFFSVRVVMSTLYDPLLIDSHKVIELLGTKENVAVAEYCYYFLENKLESLWNHNRHRFRGQARREKNSYFLGLLAGFYKKLERSREQRKRRAEKGYHSGEMERILTVSKNELGRYVSARFPQLRRARRSGAKVYRNTYSEGVKTGGTITLAKGVSGDSVNSGRLVTGG
- a CDS encoding XdhC family protein translates to MDMKIIAGLKTCLDEGTPVASVTVISSSGHSPARTGAMMLVMPGKQVGSVGGGQLEHFAVAEAEKLLVVGQSGEIQFTADDTKTTGSTCGGNVRLFVRVFGTSPRLVILGAGHVGRELFQLGIHLGFAVVIVDDREEMVADGEFPGAETFSVGGFDKNLEKFIVGECYVCIATRSHETDREALEALIEADARYLGIIGSSSKLRGIFRSLRDKGIPREKVEPLYAPMGLNIASRKPKEIAMSIMAEILLVKNSGSPEHMRDVKNIEY
- a CDS encoding MTH938/NDUFAF3 family protein, which produces MSGSLRIISSRWGRLEVEKLGVGRDFKLWPGGGRSWDWNEFGTSHGKGVQPGELDELIENGCQVIVLTTGRLGRLRISPVTLEKVQKNNIRLIVASTGKGIKLYNEQVKKGVAVGGLFHSTC
- a CDS encoding M24 family metallopeptidase; its protein translation is MNYKKRIKKVQARLRRRKIDALLVSQPENRRYLSGYKGGDHGIGETSGVLIIPASGSIHLLTDFRYQLQAEQDVPWATVHIYRKGLLKLLVDLLPELKITILGFESHYTLHSVAGKMSSTLKKKGIRLVPLTNLVEKLRIIKDEDEIELLRQSVRLNEKVFQKIFPTISGKMTEIELALAIETLMRRKGAESTSFDSIVATGKNSALPHAVPGRTKIKKNKSLTIDMGLVLNGYCSDMTRNFVPGKATEKYIRLHRLVRKAQLAGLEKIRTGVTGKEVDHAARTVIADGGYGTMFGHGLGHGVGLAVHEEPRLSPLSRKKLKAGMIVTVEPGIYLPGWGGVRLENMVVVREDGYENLNTDTTWLDI